The Clostridiales bacterium genome contains a region encoding:
- the cysE gene encoding serine O-acetyltransferase — protein MFERLRDDIRAVKERDPAAMSTWSVLLNYPGVHAVWWYRGTNWLWRHGRKGLARWLSQQARFFTGIEIHPGAAIGRGFFIDHGMGVVIGETSVIGEDVTLYQGVTLGGTGKERGKRHPTLEDCVVVGVGAAVLGDITIGRGSRVGGGAVVVHDVPPNCTVVGIPGRVVVREGRRVDAVDLHHEDLPDPVVEMFRCLQRRIDRLEARLDTEGTEGAERAVCGEERFPSASHGASRASEESSYDDPRL, from the coding sequence GTGTTTGAGCGGCTTCGAGATGACATACGAGCGGTCAAAGAACGCGATCCCGCGGCAATGTCCACGTGGAGCGTGTTGCTCAACTACCCAGGAGTGCATGCCGTGTGGTGGTACCGCGGTACCAACTGGCTGTGGAGGCACGGCAGGAAGGGGCTCGCCCGCTGGCTCTCCCAGCAGGCGCGTTTCTTCACCGGGATCGAGATACATCCCGGAGCGGCTATCGGCAGGGGGTTCTTCATCGACCACGGTATGGGCGTGGTCATAGGCGAGACTTCGGTGATCGGCGAGGACGTGACACTCTATCAGGGCGTCACCCTCGGCGGGACGGGCAAGGAGCGAGGCAAGCGTCATCCCACGCTCGAGGACTGCGTGGTGGTCGGCGTCGGCGCCGCGGTTCTCGGCGACATTACCATAGGGCGCGGTAGCCGCGTGGGTGGCGGTGCCGTCGTGGTGCACGACGTCCCGCCCAACTGCACCGTGGTGGGTATTCCTGGCCGCGTCGTTGTTCGCGAGGGGCGGCGTGTTGACGCGGTCGACCTGCACCACGAGGATCTGCCCGACCCGGTCGTCGAGATGTTCCGCTGCCTTCAGCGGCGTATCGATCGCCTGGAGGCCCGCCTGGACACCGAGGGCACCGAGGGCGCGGAGCGCGCGGTGTGCGGCGAAGAACGGTTCCCGTCAGCGAGTCACGGCGCATCCCGAGCGAGCGAGGAGTCATCGTATGACGATCCGCGTCTATAA
- a CDS encoding 2-C-methyl-D-erythritol 2,4-cyclodiphosphate synthase: protein MRVGIGYDVHAFSEARPLILGGVEVPHEAGLAGHSDADVLTHALTDAILSAMREGDLGEHFPDTDPAYAGVRSVDLLGHVARLLAERGWRVLDADTTLVLQLPKVAPYRQRMRENLAAALGVDVASVGVKATTTEGLGFTGREEGVAAYAVVLLVRADAPSQVRG, encoded by the coding sequence ATGAGGGTAGGAATCGGATACGATGTCCACGCGTTCAGCGAGGCGCGCCCGCTCATTCTTGGAGGGGTCGAGGTGCCCCACGAAGCGGGGCTGGCGGGCCACTCCGACGCTGACGTCCTCACCCATGCGCTGACGGACGCGATCCTGTCGGCGATGCGCGAAGGTGATCTCGGCGAGCACTTTCCCGATACCGACCCCGCATATGCCGGCGTGCGAAGCGTGGACCTTCTGGGCCACGTGGCTCGACTTCTCGCCGAGCGGGGCTGGCGGGTCCTCGACGCCGATACCACCCTCGTTCTCCAACTGCCAAAGGTGGCGCCGTACCGTCAGCGGATGCGTGAGAATCTGGCTGCGGCGCTCGGCGTGGACGTGGCGTCGGTGGGCGTGAAGGCGACGACGACAGAGGGACTCGGATTCACAGGGCGCGAAGAGGGGGTGGCCGCATACGCGGTCGTGCTCCTCGTTCGGGCAGACGCTCCCTCCCAGGTGCGCGGGTGA